In Arthrobacter sp. PAMC25284, a single genomic region encodes these proteins:
- a CDS encoding heavy-metal-associated domain-containing protein, protein MSTVSTVVSVSGMTCGHCVSAVSEELESLAGVETIDVDLNAGGISTVTITSTDKLSSAEIGEAVAEAGYLVVANEA, encoded by the coding sequence ATGAGTACCGTTTCCACAGTTGTCAGCGTTTCCGGTATGACCTGCGGCCATTGCGTCTCTGCCGTCAGCGAGGAACTTGAGTCGTTGGCCGGCGTTGAAACGATCGACGTCGACCTCAATGCCGGCGGCATCTCCACGGTGACCATCACGTCCACTGACAAGCTGTCCTCCGCAGAAATCGGCGAGGCGGTCGCCGAAGCCGGCTATCTGGTGGTAGCCAACGAAGCCTAA
- a CDS encoding metal-sensitive transcriptional regulator, with amino-acid sequence MDDPEVSPVSPAADIHRQHGYAGNKDAYLRRLKRIEGQVRGIARMVDEDKYCIDILTQVAAVTKALHAVSLGLVEEHIGHCVVGAASEQDPALRADAIDLKVKEATDAIGRLLR; translated from the coding sequence ATGGACGATCCCGAGGTTTCTCCCGTCTCACCGGCCGCGGACATACACCGACAGCATGGCTACGCCGGCAATAAGGACGCCTACCTGCGCCGGCTTAAGCGCATCGAAGGCCAGGTGCGCGGCATTGCCCGGATGGTCGATGAGGATAAATACTGCATCGACATCCTGACCCAGGTGGCGGCGGTCACCAAGGCCCTCCACGCCGTGAGCCTGGGCCTGGTGGAGGAACATATCGGGCACTGCGTGGTCGGAGCCGCTTCGGAACAAGATCCGGCTCTGCGCGCGGATGCCATCGACCTCAAGGTCAAAGAGGCCACCGACGCGATCGGTCGCCTGCTGCGCTAG
- a CDS encoding diacylglycerol kinase family protein produces MPENSAARSKRAAIVINPMKAPEGDFKADVLQLFEEAGWAEPLWLETTVEDPGTGQAREALEAGVDVVIAAGGDGTVRFAADVLAGTGTPLGLMPLGTGNLLARNLGIDITDPLAAGRGVLTGTAKKVDVISAVLDHAEESQRFLVMAGLGFDAAIMANTNEELKDRVGWLAYVDAGIRNLPGRPVKATVRIEGQPAVRRRIRSVMVGNCGKIMGGVEIFPDAKIDDGILDVVVMSPAGRFGWFTVLAGVFNRNRKNSSVEFFSGKSAELDLEQAQEFQLDGDTLGKAKHLKVTVEPDALTIWVTAAA; encoded by the coding sequence ATGCCAGAGAACAGCGCCGCGCGATCCAAACGCGCCGCCATCGTCATCAACCCGATGAAGGCCCCCGAAGGGGACTTCAAGGCCGACGTACTCCAACTGTTTGAGGAGGCGGGGTGGGCGGAGCCCCTGTGGCTGGAGACGACAGTAGAGGACCCGGGCACAGGCCAGGCGCGTGAGGCACTCGAAGCCGGCGTCGACGTCGTCATCGCGGCCGGCGGCGACGGAACCGTCCGCTTCGCTGCGGATGTCCTTGCGGGCACCGGGACGCCGCTGGGGCTAATGCCGCTGGGCACCGGCAACCTGCTGGCACGCAACCTGGGGATCGACATCACCGACCCCCTGGCCGCCGGCCGAGGGGTGCTGACCGGTACGGCCAAAAAGGTCGACGTCATTTCCGCCGTCCTGGACCACGCAGAGGAGAGCCAACGGTTCCTTGTTATGGCCGGATTGGGCTTCGACGCCGCCATCATGGCGAACACCAATGAAGAACTCAAGGACAGGGTCGGCTGGCTTGCCTACGTTGACGCCGGGATCCGGAACCTGCCCGGCAGGCCCGTCAAGGCCACTGTCCGCATCGAAGGCCAGCCCGCAGTCCGGCGACGGATCCGCAGCGTAATGGTCGGAAACTGCGGCAAGATCATGGGCGGCGTCGAGATTTTTCCCGACGCCAAGATCGACGACGGCATTCTCGACGTCGTGGTCATGTCCCCCGCCGGCCGTTTCGGCTGGTTCACCGTCCTCGCCGGCGTGTTCAACCGAAACCGCAAGAACAGTTCGGTTGAGTTCTTTTCCGGGAAATCCGCGGAACTAGACCTGGAACAGGCGCAGGAATTCCAGCTCGACGGCGACACGCTCGGCAAGGCCAAGCATCTTAAGGTCACCGTGGAACCCGATGCCCTGACAATCTGGGTGACCGCCGCGGCCTGA
- the mscL gene encoding large conductance mechanosensitive channel protein MscL yields the protein MLRGFKDFILRGNVIELSIAVVVGTAFTGLVGAFTANIVNPVIAAAGGVENNGLGFYIWPGNAKTFVNIGAVITAFVTFLITAAVVYFLFVAPMNRINRMVKNRLAAEEPDEQPLPADTALLAEIRDLLARQAGPADGARRGAGEPSDEGSDDPADQRELLDERRR from the coding sequence ATGCTCAGAGGATTCAAGGATTTCATCCTGCGCGGCAACGTCATCGAATTATCGATTGCGGTGGTCGTCGGTACCGCCTTCACTGGGCTGGTCGGCGCCTTCACGGCGAACATCGTCAACCCGGTCATCGCGGCTGCCGGCGGCGTCGAGAACAATGGCCTGGGGTTCTACATCTGGCCAGGCAACGCGAAGACCTTCGTCAACATCGGCGCGGTCATTACCGCCTTCGTCACCTTCCTGATCACGGCCGCCGTCGTTTACTTCCTCTTCGTGGCGCCAATGAACCGGATAAATCGAATGGTCAAGAACCGCCTGGCGGCGGAAGAACCGGACGAACAGCCGCTGCCGGCCGACACCGCGCTGCTGGCCGAGATCCGTGATCTGCTGGCCCGGCAGGCCGGGCCCGCTGACGGTGCCCGGCGGGGCGCCGGTGAGCCTTCGGACGAAGGGTCGGACGATCCCGCGGACCAGCGTGAACTGCTGGATGAGCGGCGCCGCTAG
- a CDS encoding GNAT family N-acetyltransferase — protein sequence MQTNPRLNIRQVTWSNPVGADLRAAQQAELDARFGSSDHEPGPPPSEADVAVFLVAYDKASGQPVGCGGLRILNEHTAEIKRLYVLPYTRGSGVASSVLAALEAQAYALGIRTITAEAGSAQTDGRKFYEAAGFGPVPNFGPYAGVEHSYCYSKPIDSHSAAHTAMA from the coding sequence ATGCAGACCAACCCCCGGCTCAATATCCGGCAGGTCACGTGGTCCAACCCTGTGGGTGCGGACCTTCGGGCCGCCCAGCAGGCCGAGCTCGACGCCAGGTTCGGCTCGAGCGACCACGAACCCGGGCCGCCGCCGTCGGAGGCCGACGTTGCGGTCTTCCTGGTCGCGTACGACAAGGCGTCTGGCCAGCCGGTGGGATGCGGCGGGCTCCGGATCCTGAACGAGCACACGGCCGAGATTAAGAGGCTTTACGTCCTGCCGTATACCCGGGGATCAGGTGTTGCGAGTTCGGTCCTGGCGGCCCTGGAAGCGCAGGCCTATGCCCTGGGCATCCGGACAATCACCGCCGAGGCAGGCTCTGCCCAGACTGACGGCAGGAAGTTTTACGAGGCCGCGGGTTTCGGCCCCGTGCCGAACTTCGGCCCCTATGCCGGTGTGGAGCATTCGTACTGTTACTCCAAGCCCATCGACTCGCACAGTGCCGCGCACACGGCGATGGCCTGA
- a CDS encoding TIGR03885 family FMN-dependent LLM class oxidoreductase: protein MTTLGFHASHEQIGPGQLLKDVQLAEQAGFDAAMCSDHIEPWSERQGHSGFAWSWLGAALATTQLRFGVVTAPGQRYHPVIIAHASATLADMFPGRFWLAPGSGEYMNEHVTGEVWPDKATRQQRLEESVQIIRELHDGKEVTRAGLITVQQARIWDAPAITPPLIAPAISVATARRAAAWADGLVTINQPASKLKEMLAAYRDAGGRGKAVLQVPLSWAPTEQDALAIAMDQWRTNVFPPPIPWDLPTAAHFDGVSTGVGEDLVRQSVNISADPGRHAQWLADYVDLGFEELYLHFVGQKQAPFIETFSGQVLPQLRQGSTGLPEGMVV from the coding sequence ATGACTACCCTCGGGTTTCACGCCTCCCACGAGCAGATCGGTCCGGGCCAGCTCCTCAAGGACGTCCAGCTGGCAGAGCAGGCCGGGTTCGACGCGGCCATGTGCTCGGACCACATTGAACCGTGGTCGGAGCGTCAGGGCCATTCCGGCTTCGCATGGTCGTGGCTGGGTGCCGCCCTCGCCACGACACAACTGCGCTTCGGCGTCGTGACAGCGCCCGGCCAGCGCTACCACCCCGTCATCATCGCGCATGCCTCGGCCACGCTGGCCGACATGTTCCCGGGCCGTTTCTGGCTGGCGCCGGGAAGCGGTGAGTACATGAACGAGCACGTGACCGGCGAGGTATGGCCGGACAAGGCGACGAGGCAACAACGCCTCGAGGAGTCCGTGCAGATCATCCGTGAACTCCATGACGGCAAGGAAGTGACCCGGGCCGGTCTGATCACCGTTCAACAGGCCAGGATCTGGGACGCTCCCGCCATTACGCCCCCTTTGATCGCTCCGGCCATCAGCGTGGCGACCGCACGCCGCGCTGCAGCGTGGGCGGACGGACTGGTGACCATTAACCAGCCCGCTTCGAAGCTGAAAGAAATGCTGGCCGCGTACCGCGACGCGGGCGGCCGGGGCAAAGCCGTGTTGCAGGTGCCCTTGTCCTGGGCCCCGACGGAGCAGGACGCCCTGGCCATTGCCATGGACCAGTGGCGCACCAACGTTTTCCCTCCGCCGATCCCGTGGGATCTTCCGACGGCGGCCCATTTCGACGGCGTCAGCACCGGCGTCGGCGAAGACCTGGTGCGGCAGAGCGTCAACATTTCCGCGGATCCTGGCCGGCACGCCCAGTGGCTTGCTGACTACGTTGATCTCGGCTTCGAGGAGCTCTATCTGCACTTCGTCGGGCAGAAGCAGGCCCCGTTCATCGAGACGTTTTCCGGCCAGGTCCTCCCGCAACTGCGGCAGGGCAGCACCGGGCTGCCGGAGGGGATGGTCGTATGA
- a CDS encoding universal stress protein has product MSSERTSGPNPLLVGVLPGQHPEVLQTAASLAKRLAAPVICAYVDEASYLVDWDPARSMHRLSFHPDTDKDEIQAVTQQLRITIQAACGDQGIDWTLRTLGGDPARALGRLAADSSAEIIIVGTPERGLGHRLAAALNGSVAAWLSHHQDRPILIVPAPADPLRGPEN; this is encoded by the coding sequence ATGTCTTCCGAGCGCACCAGCGGTCCAAACCCATTGCTCGTCGGGGTGCTTCCGGGACAGCACCCCGAAGTGCTCCAGACCGCGGCCTCGCTGGCCAAGCGTCTCGCCGCACCGGTTATTTGCGCCTACGTGGACGAGGCCAGCTATTTGGTGGACTGGGACCCGGCGCGTTCCATGCACCGGCTGTCGTTTCACCCCGACACGGACAAAGATGAGATTCAGGCCGTCACGCAGCAATTGCGGATCACCATCCAGGCTGCCTGCGGCGACCAGGGAATCGACTGGACATTGCGGACCCTGGGTGGAGATCCAGCCCGGGCCCTGGGCCGGCTGGCTGCGGACTCAAGCGCCGAAATCATCATCGTGGGTACCCCCGAGCGCGGTCTCGGGCACCGTCTTGCCGCGGCCCTGAACGGCTCCGTCGCGGCGTGGCTGAGCCACCACCAGGACCGTCCCATCCTCATCGTTCCCGCCCCGGCGGACCCGCTGAGGGGTCCGGAAAACTAA
- the purB gene encoding adenylosuccinate lyase, with amino-acid sequence MPESAATAATRTPSGRLALAASSRQIALGPLDGRYQPAVAPLVDYLSEAALNRDRVAVEVEWLIHLTSNSVLPGAGPLTADQQEQLRAVVTEFDAESVTELADIEAVTVHDVKAVEYYIGRRLPGIGIEGLTAMVHFGCTSEDINNLSYALGVKGAVEDVWLPAARDLVAQISAMSGDNRAVPMLSRTHGQPATPTTLGKELAVMAHRLNRQLDRIARTEYLGKINGATGTYAAHVASVPGADWELVAKTFVEGLGLAWNPLTTQIESHDWQAELYADIARFNRILHNVCTDIWSYISIGYFVQIPVAGATGSSTMPHKVNPIRFENAEANLEISSGLLDVLGSTLVTSRWQRDLTDSSSQRNIGVAFGHSLLAISNVAKGLDRLKVAEDVLAADLDTNWEVLGEAIQMVMRAEAIAGVDGMENPYERLKDLTRGQRVNAARMQEFVGELGLSAEARDRLLTLTPGTYIGIADKLVDHLA; translated from the coding sequence ATGCCTGAATCTGCCGCTACAGCCGCCACCCGCACGCCCTCCGGACGCCTGGCCCTCGCCGCGTCATCACGCCAGATCGCGCTGGGCCCGCTGGACGGCCGCTACCAGCCCGCCGTCGCGCCGTTGGTTGACTACCTGTCCGAGGCTGCTTTGAACCGCGACCGGGTTGCCGTGGAAGTTGAGTGGCTCATCCACCTGACCAGCAACAGCGTCCTACCCGGCGCCGGGCCGCTGACAGCTGACCAGCAGGAGCAGCTCCGCGCCGTCGTCACCGAGTTCGATGCCGAGTCCGTCACGGAACTGGCCGACATTGAAGCCGTGACGGTGCACGACGTCAAGGCCGTCGAGTACTACATCGGCCGCCGCCTGCCCGGCATCGGCATCGAAGGCCTCACTGCGATGGTGCATTTTGGCTGCACCTCGGAGGACATCAACAACCTCTCCTACGCCCTCGGCGTCAAGGGCGCCGTGGAGGACGTGTGGCTGCCCGCCGCCCGTGACCTCGTCGCGCAGATCAGCGCCATGTCCGGAGACAACCGCGCCGTGCCGATGCTCTCGCGCACGCACGGCCAGCCTGCCACGCCTACCACGCTCGGCAAGGAACTGGCCGTGATGGCGCACCGGCTCAACCGCCAGCTGGACCGGATCGCACGCACCGAATACCTCGGCAAGATCAATGGCGCCACCGGAACCTACGCCGCCCACGTCGCCTCCGTTCCGGGCGCCGACTGGGAACTCGTCGCGAAAACCTTCGTCGAGGGCCTGGGCCTGGCCTGGAACCCGCTGACCACGCAGATCGAAAGCCACGACTGGCAGGCGGAGCTCTACGCCGACATCGCCCGCTTCAACCGCATCCTGCACAACGTCTGCACGGACATCTGGAGCTACATCTCGATCGGCTACTTCGTGCAAATCCCGGTCGCCGGCGCTACCGGTTCGTCCACCATGCCGCACAAGGTCAACCCGATCCGCTTCGAAAACGCCGAGGCCAACCTGGAAATCTCCTCCGGCCTGCTGGACGTGCTGGGATCCACCCTGGTCACCTCACGCTGGCAGCGCGACCTCACTGATTCTTCCTCCCAGCGCAACATCGGTGTCGCCTTCGGCCACTCGCTGCTGGCCATCTCCAACGTGGCCAAGGGCCTGGACCGCCTGAAGGTCGCCGAGGACGTACTGGCCGCCGATCTGGACACCAACTGGGAAGTCCTCGGCGAGGCGATCCAGATGGTCATGCGCGCCGAGGCCATCGCCGGCGTCGACGGGATGGAAAACCCCTACGAGCGGCTGAAGGATCTGACCCGCGGACAGCGCGTCAACGCCGCCCGGATGCAGGAGTTCGTTGGGGAGCTGGGCCTCTCCGCCGAGGCCCGGGACCGCCTGCTGACGCTTACCCCGGGCACGTACATCGGCATCGCGGACAAGCTGGTGGACCACCTGGCATGA
- a CDS encoding glycoside hydrolase yields the protein MVGMVTAHTHIVAIGTKKGLWLATSQDRKDWTLTGPHFLMSEIPSIGIDTRSGRTRLLVGVRSEHWGPTVVHSDDLGATWTEPEQGAIRFPQNTDAALERIWQIHPDSDSRPDVVWAGCEPISVWKSTDGGEHFELNRGLWDHPHRSEWGAGYGGAAAHSILVDHSGEKVHVAMSTGGVYSSLDGGTSWVPRNAGISAYFMPDPDPEFGQCVHKIAADAAVDGRLYAQNHHGVYRSDNDAETWTSIAAGLPADFGFVMLTHPRRAGTAWVIPLKADGERIPPGGRLAVHRTDDAGETWTQLDAGLPDRDYNSVLRDAACVDSVEPAGVYFGTRGGSVFASDDEGGHFSEIASHLPDVLCVRAAAFPAAASAVKP from the coding sequence ATGGTGGGCATGGTGACCGCACATACTCACATTGTCGCGATTGGGACCAAAAAGGGGCTTTGGCTGGCCACGAGCCAGGACCGTAAAGACTGGACGCTGACCGGGCCGCATTTCCTGATGAGCGAGATCCCCAGCATCGGCATCGACACCCGAAGTGGGCGTACCCGCCTGCTGGTGGGAGTACGTTCGGAACACTGGGGGCCTACCGTTGTCCATTCGGACGACCTCGGGGCGACCTGGACCGAGCCTGAACAGGGCGCCATCCGCTTCCCGCAAAACACCGATGCCGCTTTGGAACGCATCTGGCAGATCCACCCGGACTCCGACTCCCGCCCCGACGTGGTGTGGGCCGGCTGCGAGCCGATATCGGTCTGGAAGTCGACCGACGGCGGGGAACACTTTGAGCTCAACCGGGGTCTCTGGGACCACCCGCACCGCAGCGAATGGGGTGCCGGGTATGGCGGAGCGGCTGCGCACTCCATCCTCGTTGATCACAGCGGGGAAAAGGTGCACGTCGCGATGAGCACCGGCGGCGTGTACTCCTCGCTCGACGGCGGAACCTCCTGGGTGCCCCGCAACGCCGGAATTTCCGCTTACTTCATGCCGGATCCGGACCCCGAGTTCGGCCAGTGCGTCCATAAGATCGCCGCGGACGCCGCCGTCGACGGCCGGTTGTACGCGCAAAACCACCACGGCGTTTACCGCAGCGACAACGACGCGGAGACGTGGACGTCAATCGCCGCCGGGCTGCCCGCCGACTTTGGTTTTGTGATGCTCACGCACCCGCGGAGGGCGGGCACCGCGTGGGTGATCCCATTGAAGGCAGACGGTGAAAGAATTCCGCCAGGCGGCCGGCTGGCCGTCCACCGGACCGACGACGCCGGCGAAACATGGACACAGCTGGACGCGGGGCTTCCGGACCGTGACTATAACTCGGTCCTGCGTGATGCCGCCTGCGTCGATTCGGTCGAACCCGCCGGCGTGTATTTCGGGACGCGCGGCGGCAGCGTTTTTGCCAGCGACGACGAGGGCGGGCACTTCTCGGAGATCGCCTCGCACCTTCCCGACGTGCTGTGCGTCCGCGCCGCCGCCTTCCCCGCTGCGGCGTCCGCTGTGAAGCCGTGA
- a CDS encoding amino acid-binding protein, producing the protein MPTVQAPAAAAAEMSCDACGQMPEPSKTRLTLANIAVMLPIELLVHAAVVETHLPYVGKVLVLTLTASILVIWVAEPSAARMLRSWLHAPALRHRRKLVAAPSLWRARTKVKDRPGSLQKLTLALAELDTNILTIHVHPVAGGVLDEFVLAAPGKLSEGQLLRALRAGGGTDPHVWPTTALAMADGQTGALSLAARIAANPMELPLAVAELLRARIVDGPDSGDPGTRIPMDGCPGDLAAGTILKIPTAWHGPLTFSRPGEPFTPAESARAHRLAEIAEILAYRAASQADPG; encoded by the coding sequence ATGCCCACAGTGCAGGCCCCTGCCGCTGCCGCTGCCGAGATGAGTTGCGACGCTTGCGGGCAGATGCCCGAACCCTCCAAGACCCGGCTGACCCTGGCCAATATCGCTGTGATGCTGCCGATCGAACTGCTCGTGCACGCGGCGGTGGTGGAGACCCACCTCCCCTATGTGGGCAAGGTCCTGGTCCTCACCCTGACCGCATCTATCCTAGTGATCTGGGTCGCGGAGCCGTCGGCCGCGCGGATGCTGCGAAGCTGGCTGCACGCCCCTGCCTTGCGCCACCGGCGGAAACTGGTCGCGGCGCCTTCGTTGTGGCGGGCCCGGACCAAGGTAAAGGACCGGCCCGGGTCGCTTCAGAAGCTCACACTGGCCCTGGCTGAGCTGGACACGAATATCCTCACGATCCATGTCCACCCGGTAGCAGGAGGGGTCCTGGACGAGTTTGTGCTGGCGGCGCCGGGAAAGCTCAGCGAAGGCCAGCTTCTCCGTGCCCTGCGGGCCGGCGGCGGCACGGATCCGCATGTCTGGCCGACGACGGCGCTGGCGATGGCTGACGGCCAGACCGGCGCCCTGAGCCTCGCAGCCAGGATTGCCGCCAACCCGATGGAGCTGCCTTTGGCCGTCGCCGAGCTGCTCCGGGCACGGATTGTCGACGGACCTGATTCGGGGGACCCCGGAACCCGGATTCCGATGGACGGATGTCCGGGAGACCTGGCCGCCGGAACCATCTTGAAGATTCCGACGGCCTGGCATGGACCACTGACGTTCTCGCGTCCCGGGGAGCCGTTCACTCCGGCCGAGTCGGCGCGCGCACACCGGCTCGCGGAAATCGCCGAGATCCTGGCGTACCGCGCCGCCTCGCAGGCAGATCCTGGCTGA
- a CDS encoding acyl-CoA thioesterase, with product MESADITFRTRKWVRPEDLNANGTLFGGSLLKWIDEEAAIYAILQLGNGRAVTKYISEINFVSSAVQGDLIEMGLRATRFGRTSMTMRAEVRNMITRQSILTIEEIVFVNLSPAGTPEPHGYSEITYDRDRIPTHHLTDTLQQD from the coding sequence ATGGAATCGGCTGACATCACCTTCCGCACCCGTAAATGGGTGCGCCCCGAGGACCTCAATGCCAACGGAACACTGTTCGGCGGCAGCCTGCTGAAATGGATTGACGAGGAAGCGGCGATCTACGCGATCCTGCAGCTGGGAAACGGCCGGGCCGTGACCAAGTACATCTCCGAGATCAACTTTGTCAGCTCCGCCGTTCAAGGCGACCTGATTGAGATGGGCCTTAGGGCGACTCGCTTTGGCCGGACGTCCATGACGATGCGTGCCGAAGTCCGGAACATGATCACGCGCCAGAGCATCCTCACGATTGAGGAAATCGTCTTCGTGAACCTCAGCCCGGCGGGAACGCCGGAACCCCACGGCTACAGCGAGATCACCTATGACCGGGACCGGATTCCCACGCACCACCTGACCGACACTCTGCAGCAGGATTAG
- a CDS encoding nuclear transport factor 2 family protein: MGTTENVDLVRRGYEAFNAGDMATLTEIFAEDAVWHVAGNNVLSGTKQGRDAVLAYFGELGARSAGTLKVDILDIVGGDRHTVGIQHNSAENNGRSMDLDVAIAFEIRDGRITAGQEFIEDTAKSDEFWAA; this comes from the coding sequence ATGGGAACAACAGAGAACGTTGACCTGGTCCGGAGGGGCTACGAGGCTTTCAACGCAGGGGATATGGCGACTCTCACCGAGATCTTCGCTGAGGACGCAGTCTGGCATGTTGCCGGCAACAACGTGCTGTCGGGGACCAAGCAGGGGCGGGACGCCGTGCTGGCCTACTTCGGCGAGCTGGGAGCCCGCTCGGCCGGGACCTTGAAAGTCGATATTCTGGACATCGTGGGCGGGGACAGACACACCGTGGGGATTCAGCACAACAGCGCCGAAAACAACGGGCGGAGCATGGACCTGGACGTCGCCATCGCCTTCGAAATCCGGGACGGCAGGATCACCGCGGGCCAGGAGTTCATTGAGGACACGGCTAAGAGCGATGAGTTCTGGGCCGCCTGA
- a CDS encoding MoaD/ThiS family protein, with amino-acid sequence MRSHEGSAAASIVSVVLPSVLQPLAGGQSILTAPAHEAVTVESMLDSVTGRYPALARRLRDETGAVRRYVNIYVNGQEIRRLQGLQTEIAPGREVLIIQSVAGG; translated from the coding sequence ATGAGGTCCCATGAAGGCAGCGCGGCTGCAAGTATCGTCAGCGTTGTGCTGCCCAGCGTCCTTCAACCGCTCGCTGGCGGGCAGTCCATCCTGACTGCGCCCGCACACGAGGCGGTGACGGTGGAATCAATGCTGGATTCGGTGACGGGAAGGTACCCCGCCCTCGCTCGGCGATTGCGGGACGAAACCGGAGCCGTGCGCCGTTATGTGAATATATACGTCAATGGGCAGGAGATCCGGCGTCTGCAGGGCCTGCAGACGGAGATTGCCCCTGGACGCGAAGTCCTGATCATCCAATCCGTCGCCGGCGGCTGA
- a CDS encoding alpha-amylase family protein, with product MSIAETSDLWWKNAVIYCLDPETFFDGDGDGTGDFSGLIQRVDYLAALGVTCIWLMPFYPTPDRDDGYDVTDMYGVDRRLGTLGDVVEFIRTAKDRGMRVIADFVVNHTSDRHPWFVESRKSLDNPYRDYYVWRDDTPPDTSDEVVFPGEESSIWTRDQPTGEWYLHMFAKHQPDLNVANPKVRDEIAKSMGFWLQLGIDGFRLDAVPFFLELRGAPEDKAARIDPHEYLAALRSFLNRRNGSGVLLGEVNLPYKDQLKYFGGPEGNELNMQFDFLSMQMMYLSLAREDARPLATNLKSRPKIHPDNQWAMFVRNHDELTLDKLSDTEREEVFAAFGPDENMQMYGRGLRRRLPTMLSGDPARIRMVYSLMFSLPGTPVLFYGEEIGMGEDLRAEGRSAVRSPMQWSSAENGGFSTAPAKDLVAQPVDGSFGPEFINVASAKREPGSLWNFVATLIQRYRESPELGWGDFELLKQPSAQVLLHRSTWSGSTVVLAHNFGAERTSVSASVTGAGTAKQGLAGAYLEDLLGGEDVPFDDDGNVRFELDRYGYRWFRVHRPENLKLV from the coding sequence ATGAGTATCGCCGAGACTTCCGATCTATGGTGGAAAAACGCCGTCATCTACTGCCTCGATCCGGAAACGTTCTTCGACGGCGACGGTGACGGCACCGGAGACTTCAGCGGTCTGATTCAGCGCGTGGACTACCTTGCCGCCCTGGGCGTGACCTGCATCTGGTTGATGCCGTTTTATCCCACGCCGGACCGGGACGATGGCTACGACGTCACCGATATGTACGGCGTGGACCGCCGGCTGGGCACGCTGGGCGATGTGGTGGAGTTCATCCGCACCGCGAAAGACCGCGGCATGCGCGTCATCGCGGACTTTGTCGTCAACCACACTTCCGATCGGCACCCTTGGTTCGTGGAGTCGCGGAAATCCTTGGACAACCCCTACCGGGACTATTACGTCTGGCGGGACGACACGCCTCCGGACACCTCCGACGAGGTTGTATTTCCCGGCGAGGAGTCGTCGATCTGGACCCGGGACCAGCCCACCGGGGAGTGGTACCTGCACATGTTCGCCAAACATCAGCCGGACCTGAACGTGGCCAACCCGAAGGTCCGGGACGAGATCGCGAAATCAATGGGATTCTGGCTGCAGCTGGGCATCGACGGCTTCCGGCTGGACGCCGTACCGTTTTTCCTGGAGCTTCGCGGCGCACCGGAAGACAAGGCCGCACGGATCGACCCGCACGAATATCTCGCCGCCCTCCGCAGCTTCCTTAACCGCCGCAATGGCAGCGGGGTGCTGCTGGGCGAGGTCAATCTCCCGTATAAGGACCAGTTGAAATACTTCGGCGGACCGGAAGGGAACGAATTGAACATGCAGTTCGATTTCCTGTCCATGCAGATGATGTATTTGTCCCTGGCGCGTGAAGATGCCCGACCACTGGCCACGAACCTCAAATCCCGGCCAAAGATCCACCCGGACAACCAATGGGCCATGTTCGTCCGCAACCACGATGAGCTGACCTTGGATAAACTCAGTGACACCGAGCGCGAAGAGGTCTTCGCCGCTTTCGGCCCGGACGAGAACATGCAGATGTACGGCCGCGGCCTGCGCCGCCGGCTGCCCACCATGCTCAGCGGCGACCCAGCCCGGATCCGTATGGTCTACTCCCTGATGTTCTCCCTGCCGGGGACACCGGTTCTCTTCTACGGTGAGGAGATCGGAATGGGCGAGGACCTCCGGGCGGAAGGCCGATCGGCGGTACGGTCGCCGATGCAGTGGAGCAGTGCCGAGAACGGGGGCTTCTCCACGGCCCCGGCGAAGGACCTGGTGGCCCAGCCGGTCGACGGTTCGTTCGGGCCGGAGTTCATCAACGTGGCGTCGGCGAAGCGGGAGCCGGGCTCGCTGTGGAACTTCGTGGCAACCCTGATCCAGCGCTACCGTGAAAGTCCCGAACTCGGCTGGGGTGACTTTGAGCTCCTTAAACAACCCTCAGCGCAGGTGTTGCTGCACCGCTCGACCTGGTCGGGTTCGACGGTAGTTCTGGCGCACAATTTCGGAGCGGAACGCACCTCCGTGTCAGCGTCTGTGACCGGGGCAGGAACCGCGAAGCAGGGTCTCGCGGGCGCCTATCTTGAGGATCTTTTGGGCGGCGAGGACGTTCCTTTCGACGACGACGGCAACGTCCGGTTCGAACTGGACCGCTACGGCTACCGCTGGTTCCGCGTCCACCGTCCGGAAAATCTGAAGTTGGTCTAG